The following are encoded in a window of Colius striatus isolate bColStr4 chromosome 25, bColStr4.1.hap1, whole genome shotgun sequence genomic DNA:
- the LOC133627791 gene encoding HAUS augmin-like complex subunit 8 isoform X1, which yields MATSRPRPEAKPARMSGQAPNRSARGASERVSETEPKGGRVVKSRYLQCFQKDGEKTSTAKTSAATKPRSVPRKRGASAGRVPGSLKQSSFEKGDLQSTLLDEDKSSRPELDLSPVTDKSACEETHHSKPVCKGATGTRKSRAKKKGNDDVVIEELESLTLLLTYLRIKAEKNLAELEKKTEENLLRLCEEKERQQEKLWELKREILLKEREQRLEEALDKQMDVLSPLVAVCEQFKEQYKNFATSLDAARHKLPIRNIHIEGDAQTYLDGLQKELTVTQELLAEIMPRYSEESTQVFGVLKDLKEVSQKLDQEIQRSSTQVQNLAFEVSKEVSLCNQRKCEEQHGPDVVRDWYFG from the exons ATGGCCACCTCCCGCCCAAGACCTGAGGCGAAACCGGCGAG GATGTCCGGGCAGGCCCCCAACCGCAGCGCCAGGGGGGCGAGCGAACGGGTGTCCGAGACGGAGCCGAAAG GAGGACGGGTCGTGAAGTCGCGCTATCTGCAGTGCTTTCAGAAGGACGGCGAGAAG ACATCCACTGCTAAAACATCCGCTGCCACTAAACCCAGATCAGTGCCTCGGAAACGTGGCGCTTCGGCTG GTCGTGTCCCTGGctcattaaaacaaagcagtttTGAGAAAGGTGACTTGCAATCCACTTTATTAGATGAAGATAAAAGTAGTCGACCAGAGCTTGATCTTTCACCTGTTACTG ATAAAAGTGCTTGTGAAGAGACTCATCATTCAAAACCTGTTTGCAAAGGAGCTACTGGGACACGTAAAAGCCGAGCAAAAAAG aagGGAAATGATGATGTTGTGATTGAAGAGCTGGAGTCTCTGACACTGCTTTTAACTTACCTAAGAATAAAG gcagaaaaaaatcttgctgagctggagaaaaaaacagaagagaacttGTTAAGGTTAtgtgaagaaaaggagagacagcAGGAGAAGCTCTGGGAGCTGAAGCGTGAAATTCTACTCaaagagagagagcagagactAGAGGAAGCATTAGACAAACAG ATGGATGTACTTTCCCCCCTTGTTGCTGTTTGTGAACAGTTTAAGGAGCAATATAAAAACTTTGCTACTTCGCTGGATGCCGCTAGACATAAATTACCCATCAGGAATATTCACATAGAAGGAGATGCACAAACATACCTTG ATGGCCTGCAGAAGGAGTTAactgtcacacaggaacttctgGCAGAAATTATGCCACGCTACTCAGAAGAAAGCACACAAGTGTTTGGGGTACTGAAAGACCTTAAAGAAGTCTCTCAGAAACTGGATCAAGAGATTCAAAG GAGCTCCACACAAGTGCAGAACCTGGCGTTTGAAgttagtaaagaagtttctctgtgtaaccaaagaaaatgtgaagagcAGCATGGACCAGATGTTGTAAGAGACTGGTACTTCGGCTAA
- the LOC133627791 gene encoding HAUS augmin-like complex subunit 8 isoform X2, whose product MATSRPRPEAKPARMSGQAPNRSARGASERVSETEPKGGRVVKSRYLQCFQKDGEKTSTAKTSAATKPRSVPRKRGASAGRVPGSLKQSSFEKGDLQSTLLDEDKSSRPELDLSPVTDKSACEETHHSKPVCKGATGTRKSRAKKGNDDVVIEELESLTLLLTYLRIKAEKNLAELEKKTEENLLRLCEEKERQQEKLWELKREILLKEREQRLEEALDKQMDVLSPLVAVCEQFKEQYKNFATSLDAARHKLPIRNIHIEGDAQTYLDGLQKELTVTQELLAEIMPRYSEESTQVFGVLKDLKEVSQKLDQEIQRSSTQVQNLAFEVSKEVSLCNQRKCEEQHGPDVVRDWYFG is encoded by the exons ATGGCCACCTCCCGCCCAAGACCTGAGGCGAAACCGGCGAG GATGTCCGGGCAGGCCCCCAACCGCAGCGCCAGGGGGGCGAGCGAACGGGTGTCCGAGACGGAGCCGAAAG GAGGACGGGTCGTGAAGTCGCGCTATCTGCAGTGCTTTCAGAAGGACGGCGAGAAG ACATCCACTGCTAAAACATCCGCTGCCACTAAACCCAGATCAGTGCCTCGGAAACGTGGCGCTTCGGCTG GTCGTGTCCCTGGctcattaaaacaaagcagtttTGAGAAAGGTGACTTGCAATCCACTTTATTAGATGAAGATAAAAGTAGTCGACCAGAGCTTGATCTTTCACCTGTTACTG ATAAAAGTGCTTGTGAAGAGACTCATCATTCAAAACCTGTTTGCAAAGGAGCTACTGGGACACGTAAAAGCCGAGCAAAAAAG GGAAATGATGATGTTGTGATTGAAGAGCTGGAGTCTCTGACACTGCTTTTAACTTACCTAAGAATAAAG gcagaaaaaaatcttgctgagctggagaaaaaaacagaagagaacttGTTAAGGTTAtgtgaagaaaaggagagacagcAGGAGAAGCTCTGGGAGCTGAAGCGTGAAATTCTACTCaaagagagagagcagagactAGAGGAAGCATTAGACAAACAG ATGGATGTACTTTCCCCCCTTGTTGCTGTTTGTGAACAGTTTAAGGAGCAATATAAAAACTTTGCTACTTCGCTGGATGCCGCTAGACATAAATTACCCATCAGGAATATTCACATAGAAGGAGATGCACAAACATACCTTG ATGGCCTGCAGAAGGAGTTAactgtcacacaggaacttctgGCAGAAATTATGCCACGCTACTCAGAAGAAAGCACACAAGTGTTTGGGGTACTGAAAGACCTTAAAGAAGTCTCTCAGAAACTGGATCAAGAGATTCAAAG GAGCTCCACACAAGTGCAGAACCTGGCGTTTGAAgttagtaaagaagtttctctgtgtaaccaaagaaaatgtgaagagcAGCATGGACCAGATGTTGTAAGAGACTGGTACTTCGGCTAA
- the LOC133627791 gene encoding HAUS augmin-like complex subunit 8 isoform X3, which produces MASAVRLRGEAGRRARLSSRRFFLRRTGREVALSAVLSEGRREGRVPGSLKQSSFEKGDLQSTLLDEDKSSRPELDLSPVTDKSACEETHHSKPVCKGATGTRKSRAKKKGNDDVVIEELESLTLLLTYLRIKAEKNLAELEKKTEENLLRLCEEKERQQEKLWELKREILLKEREQRLEEALDKQMDVLSPLVAVCEQFKEQYKNFATSLDAARHKLPIRNIHIEGDAQTYLDGLQKELTVTQELLAEIMPRYSEESTQVFGVLKDLKEVSQKLDQEIQRSSTQVQNLAFEVSKEVSLCNQRKCEEQHGPDVVRDWYFG; this is translated from the exons ATGGCGAGCGCGGTCCGCCTGAGGGGCGAGGCGGGGCGGCGGGCCCGGCTGAGCTCTCGCCGCTTCTTCCTCAGGAGGACGGGTCGTGAAGTCGCGCTATCTGCAGTGCTTTCAGAAGGACGGCGAGAAG GTCGTGTCCCTGGctcattaaaacaaagcagtttTGAGAAAGGTGACTTGCAATCCACTTTATTAGATGAAGATAAAAGTAGTCGACCAGAGCTTGATCTTTCACCTGTTACTG ATAAAAGTGCTTGTGAAGAGACTCATCATTCAAAACCTGTTTGCAAAGGAGCTACTGGGACACGTAAAAGCCGAGCAAAAAAG aagGGAAATGATGATGTTGTGATTGAAGAGCTGGAGTCTCTGACACTGCTTTTAACTTACCTAAGAATAAAG gcagaaaaaaatcttgctgagctggagaaaaaaacagaagagaacttGTTAAGGTTAtgtgaagaaaaggagagacagcAGGAGAAGCTCTGGGAGCTGAAGCGTGAAATTCTACTCaaagagagagagcagagactAGAGGAAGCATTAGACAAACAG ATGGATGTACTTTCCCCCCTTGTTGCTGTTTGTGAACAGTTTAAGGAGCAATATAAAAACTTTGCTACTTCGCTGGATGCCGCTAGACATAAATTACCCATCAGGAATATTCACATAGAAGGAGATGCACAAACATACCTTG ATGGCCTGCAGAAGGAGTTAactgtcacacaggaacttctgGCAGAAATTATGCCACGCTACTCAGAAGAAAGCACACAAGTGTTTGGGGTACTGAAAGACCTTAAAGAAGTCTCTCAGAAACTGGATCAAGAGATTCAAAG GAGCTCCACACAAGTGCAGAACCTGGCGTTTGAAgttagtaaagaagtttctctgtgtaaccaaagaaaatgtgaagagcAGCATGGACCAGATGTTGTAAGAGACTGGTACTTCGGCTAA